In Amycolatopsis endophytica, the following are encoded in one genomic region:
- a CDS encoding VOC family protein, producing the protein MTELDHRVRGVDHVAFPTFDPAATVRFYRDVLGFPVVHSICAAGWGPEDHPDFIHFFFDIGNEDRIAFFYYFGASEDIGGAKGARGDVYARFGADVPEFFVRSRHLAIHVENEEDLLEYRRRLDASDWPVEMQVQHETIESIYTHDPNGYMFEITRAMRPVTPQEDLDANLTIDALLDVVGEPEPTFGKLLARKAELIVERAADWELAQGSGR; encoded by the coding sequence ATGACAGAGCTGGACCACCGGGTGCGCGGAGTCGACCACGTCGCGTTCCCGACGTTCGACCCGGCCGCGACGGTGCGGTTCTACCGCGACGTGCTCGGGTTCCCGGTCGTGCACTCGATCTGCGCGGCCGGATGGGGACCCGAGGACCACCCGGACTTCATCCACTTCTTCTTCGACATCGGCAACGAGGACCGCATCGCGTTCTTCTACTACTTCGGCGCGAGCGAGGACATCGGCGGCGCGAAGGGGGCGAGGGGCGACGTCTACGCCCGGTTCGGCGCCGATGTCCCGGAGTTCTTCGTGCGGTCGCGGCACCTGGCGATCCACGTGGAGAACGAGGAGGATCTGCTGGAGTACCGGCGGCGCCTGGACGCCAGCGACTGGCCGGTGGAGATGCAGGTCCAGCACGAGACCATCGAGTCGATCTACACCCACGACCCGAACGGCTACATGTTCGAGATCACCAGGGCCATGCGGCCGGTCACGCCCCAGGAGGACCTGGACGCCAACCTCACCATCGACGCGTTGCTCGACGTGGTCGGCGAGCCGGAGCCGACGTTCGGCAAACTGCTGGCGCGCAAGGCGGAACTGATCGTCGAGCGGGCCGCTGACTGGGAACTGGCGCAGGGGAGCGGGCGGTGA
- a CDS encoding TetR/AcrR family transcriptional regulator → MTGSSRRKSAPRKAETSSPRAGGTDAANGDKPARVTTARRELVENEMYEQATRLFAERGFAGTSLQDIADAIGITRPALYYYVKSKDELLAKLVTEVTDGPLVELKELLAHTALDPVAQLRAIVEVIVRRRVTQPARFRLLIRSEAELPDELTAAYDESRRVVLKTVAQVVEDGIRAGQFRPVDARIAALGVLGLCNWVAWWFQPGGRDSEDSVTEQLADMAIAALRRADHHLLDGEGPEAALKMLRQDLDHLERIIKN, encoded by the coding sequence ATGACCGGCAGCTCGCGGCGAAAGTCCGCACCGCGGAAGGCTGAGACGTCGTCTCCGCGGGCCGGCGGCACCGACGCGGCGAACGGTGACAAGCCGGCCCGCGTCACGACCGCCCGCCGCGAGCTCGTCGAGAACGAGATGTACGAGCAGGCCACCCGGCTGTTCGCCGAACGCGGATTCGCCGGTACGAGCCTGCAGGACATCGCGGACGCGATCGGCATCACCCGGCCCGCTCTGTACTACTACGTCAAGAGCAAGGACGAGTTGCTCGCCAAGCTGGTCACCGAGGTCACCGACGGTCCGCTGGTCGAGCTCAAGGAGCTGCTGGCGCACACGGCCCTCGATCCGGTGGCGCAGCTGCGCGCGATCGTGGAGGTCATCGTGCGGCGCCGGGTGACCCAGCCGGCCAGGTTCCGCCTCCTCATCCGGTCCGAAGCCGAGCTCCCGGACGAGCTGACCGCGGCCTACGACGAGAGCAGGCGCGTGGTGCTGAAGACGGTCGCCCAGGTCGTCGAGGACGGGATCAGGGCAGGCCAGTTCCGGCCGGTCGACGCCCGGATCGCCGCGCTGGGCGTGCTGGGACTGTGCAACTGGGTGGCGTGGTGGTTCCAGCCCGGCGGCCGGGACAGCGAAGACAGCGTCACCGAGCAGCTCGCCGACATGGCGATCGCCGCGTTGCGCAGGGCGGATCATCACCTCCTCGACGGCGAGGGGCCGGAAGCCGCGTTGAAGATGCTGCGGCAGGACCTCGACCACCTCGAACGCATCATCAAGAACTGA
- a CDS encoding FAD-dependent monooxygenase, with translation MQVRRAAVLGGGPGGLYAARLLKLAQPSCEVVVHEQGDPDTTFGFGVGLAAGTQRKLEAADPDTLRDLVVAGCRHDMTMSVGGRMTRVRNDRLIGIARTELLAVLQRHAEKAGVRIEYGTRRGTGEFDADVVIAADGVSSATRAAGDFGETIDVGRGLYLWCGADFALPDALFAPVETGHGVFVTHAYPYSGGRSTFLIETDEETWRRAGFDRTTDATPPDASDATSLRYLEEVFAGELRGHPLIGNRTRWTRFRTVRCARWSDGRTVLLGDAAHTAHFSVGSGTKLAMEDAIALVEALDQEPDVGSAYARYEATRRPAVERLQELARRSRLWWESFPSRLHLPVEQLMVAYMTRAGNVPLDRFAEGNPDVVTAAAEQYAKAPPPAGDLVDWVLDQPLRHGETEFPHRVLPAVPDGLTVTEFADVVTDPWNKTGDDVVARARQARRDGADGFRFAGPADRLAVLTRLDLAERVRTEVGGLIIVDGPASARADLAAGLISGRCDLVSFTEEEA, from the coding sequence ATGCAAGTACGCCGCGCCGCCGTCCTCGGCGGAGGCCCCGGCGGTCTGTACGCCGCGCGCCTGCTGAAGCTGGCCCAGCCGTCCTGTGAGGTCGTCGTGCACGAGCAGGGCGATCCGGACACAACGTTCGGTTTCGGCGTGGGCCTGGCGGCGGGCACCCAGCGCAAACTCGAAGCCGCCGATCCGGACACGCTCCGGGACCTGGTGGTCGCGGGATGCCGCCACGACATGACGATGTCGGTGGGCGGCCGGATGACGCGCGTGCGCAACGACCGGTTGATCGGCATCGCACGGACCGAACTGCTCGCCGTACTGCAACGGCACGCCGAAAAGGCCGGGGTCCGCATCGAATACGGAACACGGCGCGGCACCGGCGAGTTCGACGCGGACGTCGTCATCGCCGCCGACGGCGTCAGCAGCGCCACGAGGGCCGCGGGTGACTTCGGCGAGACCATCGACGTCGGACGCGGGCTCTACCTGTGGTGCGGCGCCGACTTCGCGTTGCCCGACGCGTTGTTCGCCCCGGTCGAAACCGGGCACGGCGTGTTCGTGACCCATGCCTATCCCTACTCGGGCGGGCGCAGCACGTTCCTGATCGAGACGGACGAGGAGACCTGGCGGCGTGCCGGGTTCGACCGCACGACCGACGCGACCCCGCCCGACGCCTCCGACGCCACCTCCCTGCGTTACCTCGAAGAGGTGTTCGCCGGGGAACTGCGCGGACATCCGCTGATCGGCAACCGGACCCGCTGGACCCGGTTCCGGACCGTGCGGTGCGCGCGCTGGTCCGACGGGCGGACGGTCCTGCTCGGGGACGCGGCGCACACCGCGCACTTTTCCGTCGGCTCGGGCACGAAGCTCGCGATGGAGGACGCGATCGCGCTGGTCGAAGCGCTGGACCAGGAGCCGGACGTGGGTTCGGCGTATGCGCGGTACGAGGCCACGCGCCGCCCGGCCGTCGAGCGGCTGCAGGAGCTGGCGCGGCGCAGCCGGCTGTGGTGGGAATCGTTCCCGTCGCGTCTGCACCTCCCGGTCGAACAGCTCATGGTCGCCTACATGACCAGGGCGGGCAACGTCCCGCTCGACCGCTTCGCCGAGGGCAACCCGGACGTCGTCACCGCCGCCGCCGAGCAGTACGCGAAGGCCCCGCCCCCGGCGGGGGACCTCGTCGACTGGGTGCTGGACCAACCACTGCGGCACGGGGAAACCGAGTTCCCCCACCGGGTTCTGCCCGCCGTGCCGGACGGTCTGACCGTCACCGAGTTCGCCGATGTCGTCACCGACCCCTGGAACAAGACCGGAGACGACGTCGTCGCGCGGGCGCGGCAGGCCCGCCGGGACGGAGCCGACGGGTTCCGGTTCGCCGGACCCGCGGACCGCCTCGCGGTGCTGACCAGGCTGGACCTGGCCGAACGGGTGCGGACCGAAGTCGGCGGGCTCATCATCGTGGACGGTCCGGCGAGCGCGCGGGCGGATCTGGCGGCCGGCCTGATCAGCGGGCGTTGTGACCTGGTCTCGTTCACGGAGGAGGAGGCATGA
- a CDS encoding hydantoinase B/oxoprolinase family protein, with the protein MSMPILGSETFSSRPVDPAELRRSLPTALPVHSVTQEQVDALDPLTYEVVRHRLWSVTDEMGEALKRMSGSPIVTDANDFDFAISDELGQEVQVGLYNTMLVGAVDLAIYWTLRNRATNPGITDGDMFLTNDPWVGGGLHQNDVMVYQPVFHNGELFAWTSAICHEPDLGGVGLGSFAPAAQDVFSESLPTPPVKVVRDFQLQRDVADVWVRRSRVPMLVALDLRAKIGANNVGRERLHALIEQYGADTVKAVMKRMMTDAETRLRGKLAGLPDGSWSATGYQDQSHEGDRGLHKITVTTTKTGDHLTFDFTGTDPQSGVVNCTYAGLRGGVMLALLPILAGDIPWSAGGLMRCFDLVTEEGTLNNATYPAAVGRGPIGPAWLTGNLVAECLAQMLDRDLELGKNVQATCCGTWDTAVMAGLDERGEHPSPFLNIIMEPMSGGYGARPHTDGIDTGGLFCIPMGRIPDVEMTEFLYPVLTLWRREVPDSGGPGRHRGGVGASIAITPHGTSVPMGLVLASNGKAVSQNSGLAGGHPGNTGLDVLARDSAITDVLASGRIPASLSEIDGTLEPAQNYASSYLAPGEVFVMTWQGGGGYGDPLIRDPGAVARDLREEKITADAARAVYGVIVADGAVDEAATTAERDRRRAERRHRSVVSRAPSGRKADLSSGKRLDDNLVEITDGTRSAVACRHCAEDLGDSDGLALAVHDGPATEAGPQIIAVAADYVDAEVVFRQYCCPSCWTALYSAVVPADHPAPPLGRVTTAA; encoded by the coding sequence ATGAGCATGCCCATCCTGGGTTCCGAGACCTTCTCCAGCCGCCCCGTCGATCCGGCCGAGTTGCGGCGCTCGCTGCCCACCGCACTGCCGGTCCACTCCGTCACCCAGGAGCAGGTGGACGCGCTCGACCCGCTCACCTACGAGGTGGTGCGCCACCGCCTGTGGTCGGTGACCGACGAGATGGGCGAAGCGCTCAAACGCATGTCCGGTTCCCCCATCGTGACCGACGCCAACGACTTCGACTTCGCCATCTCCGACGAACTCGGCCAGGAGGTCCAGGTCGGCCTCTACAACACCATGCTGGTCGGAGCCGTCGACCTGGCCATCTACTGGACGCTGCGCAACCGCGCCACCAATCCGGGGATCACCGACGGGGACATGTTCCTCACCAACGACCCGTGGGTCGGCGGCGGGCTGCACCAGAACGACGTCATGGTCTACCAGCCGGTCTTCCACAACGGCGAGCTGTTCGCCTGGACGAGCGCGATCTGCCACGAACCGGACCTCGGCGGCGTCGGGCTCGGCTCCTTCGCGCCCGCGGCGCAGGACGTGTTCTCCGAATCGCTGCCCACCCCGCCCGTGAAGGTGGTGCGCGACTTCCAGCTCCAGCGCGACGTCGCCGACGTGTGGGTCCGGCGGTCCCGGGTGCCCATGCTGGTCGCGCTCGACCTGCGCGCCAAGATCGGGGCCAACAACGTGGGGCGGGAACGCCTGCACGCGCTGATCGAGCAGTACGGCGCCGACACCGTCAAGGCCGTCATGAAGCGCATGATGACCGACGCCGAAACCCGGCTGCGCGGCAAGCTCGCCGGCCTGCCCGACGGCAGCTGGAGCGCCACCGGATACCAGGACCAGTCCCACGAGGGCGACCGCGGCCTGCACAAGATCACCGTCACCACCACCAAGACCGGCGACCACCTCACCTTCGACTTCACCGGGACCGACCCCCAGTCCGGTGTGGTCAACTGCACCTACGCCGGCCTGCGCGGCGGCGTCATGCTCGCACTCCTGCCGATCCTGGCCGGTGACATCCCGTGGTCGGCCGGCGGGCTCATGCGGTGCTTCGACCTCGTCACCGAAGAGGGCACGCTGAACAACGCCACCTACCCCGCCGCGGTGGGTCGCGGGCCGATCGGCCCGGCCTGGCTCACCGGCAACCTGGTCGCCGAATGCCTGGCCCAGATGCTCGACCGCGACCTCGAACTCGGCAAGAACGTGCAGGCCACCTGCTGCGGTACCTGGGACACCGCCGTCATGGCCGGACTCGACGAACGCGGCGAGCACCCGTCCCCGTTCCTCAACATCATCATGGAGCCGATGTCCGGCGGGTACGGGGCGCGCCCGCACACCGACGGCATCGACACCGGTGGCCTGTTCTGCATCCCCATGGGCCGCATCCCCGACGTGGAGATGACCGAGTTCCTCTACCCGGTCCTGACGCTGTGGCGGCGCGAGGTGCCCGACTCCGGCGGCCCCGGGCGGCACCGCGGCGGCGTCGGGGCCTCGATCGCCATCACCCCGCACGGCACCAGCGTCCCGATGGGTCTCGTCCTCGCCTCCAACGGCAAGGCGGTCTCGCAGAACAGCGGCCTGGCGGGCGGGCACCCGGGCAACACCGGTCTCGACGTCCTGGCCCGCGACAGTGCCATCACCGACGTCCTCGCCTCCGGGCGGATTCCCGCGAGCCTGTCGGAGATCGACGGGACGCTGGAGCCCGCGCAGAACTACGCCTCCAGCTACCTGGCGCCGGGCGAAGTGTTCGTCATGACCTGGCAGGGCGGCGGCGGTTACGGCGATCCCCTCATCCGCGATCCCGGCGCGGTGGCCAGGGACCTGCGCGAGGAGAAGATCACCGCCGACGCGGCGAGGGCCGTGTACGGGGTGATCGTGGCCGACGGCGCGGTCGATGAAGCCGCGACCACGGCCGAACGCGACCGGCGGCGGGCAGAGCGCCGGCACCGCTCCGTCGTGTCGCGGGCACCGTCCGGGCGCAAAGCCGATCTGTCGTCGGGCAAGCGCCTCGACGACAACCTGGTCGAGATCACCGACGGGACACGGAGCGCGGTGGCCTGCCGCCACTGCGCGGAAGACCTCGGCGACAGCGACGGACTCGCGCTCGCCGTCCACGACGGACCCGCCACCGAAGCCGGCCCGCAGATCATCGCCGTCGCGGCCGATTACGTGGACGCCGAAGTGGTCTTCCGGCAGTACTGCTGCCCGTCCTGCTGGACCGCGCTGTACTCCGCGGTCGTCCCCGCCGACCACCCCGCACCACCCCTGGGCAGGGTCACCACGGCAGCGTGA
- a CDS encoding (2,3-dihydroxybenzoyl)adenylate synthase: MNTGRWGSRLVAYPEDAVRRYRQAGLWGTRTIADELHAVATGHPDRDAVVAVDGRMTFRELDERTDRLAAGLVGLGLVPGDPVLFQVTNRLGVILAWYGVLKAGLVPVCTLAAHRGHEIGEISRRVGAVAHLVEAGTRGFDLVGFAVEHRRDHPSLRHVLVLGGTTDTGVTAIESLGAGIDPRTARATVEEVQRGIGPDDVAVFQLSGGTTGVPKVIPRLHAEYWYNAAEYARSWGWDADTRVAHLIPVIHNAGIVCAVHGPHSVGACLVLGTADPDVSLPLMAREGVTHALLGHGHFKTVGLPGFAAATASANQVVLSGTKVPAELFGELERRGLWSGQLFGMGEGLFLTTRPGAPREARAETVGTPLSTLDEVRVLVPGEETEVADGEIGELCCRGPYTLRGYFDAPEHNGTAFTSDGFYRTGDLAAIRRIDGERYVTIEGRIKDLINRGGEKINAEEVESLLLRHPRVVGAAVVAMPDSRLGERACAYVVVEGEPLTLHQVQQHFAALQVAKFKWPERIEPLPEIPRTLVGKMDKKRLHADIVRKIAAERAAAEGQESAVTAPTSGGTR; this comes from the coding sequence ATGAACACCGGCAGGTGGGGTTCGCGGCTGGTCGCCTACCCCGAAGACGCGGTGCGCCGTTACCGGCAGGCAGGGCTGTGGGGCACGCGCACCATCGCGGACGAACTGCACGCGGTCGCGACCGGTCATCCGGACCGCGACGCCGTCGTCGCGGTCGACGGGCGGATGACCTTCCGGGAACTGGACGAGCGCACCGATCGCCTGGCGGCCGGCCTGGTGGGGCTGGGACTCGTCCCGGGCGACCCGGTGCTGTTCCAGGTGACCAACCGGCTGGGGGTCATCCTCGCCTGGTACGGGGTGCTCAAGGCCGGGCTGGTCCCGGTGTGCACCCTGGCCGCCCATCGTGGCCACGAGATCGGCGAGATCAGCCGCCGGGTCGGCGCCGTCGCCCACCTCGTCGAGGCGGGCACACGCGGATTCGACCTCGTCGGCTTCGCCGTCGAGCACCGGCGGGACCACCCGTCGCTACGGCACGTGCTGGTGCTGGGCGGGACCACGGACACGGGCGTGACCGCGATCGAATCCCTCGGTGCGGGCATCGACCCGCGGACCGCGCGCGCGACCGTCGAGGAGGTCCAGCGCGGCATCGGCCCCGACGACGTCGCGGTCTTCCAGCTCTCCGGGGGGACCACCGGCGTGCCCAAGGTGATCCCGCGGTTGCACGCCGAATACTGGTACAACGCCGCGGAGTACGCGCGGTCGTGGGGGTGGGACGCCGATACCCGCGTCGCGCACCTGATTCCCGTCATCCACAACGCGGGGATCGTGTGCGCGGTTCACGGCCCGCACAGCGTGGGTGCGTGCCTGGTGCTCGGCACCGCCGATCCGGACGTCTCGTTGCCGTTGATGGCCAGGGAAGGCGTCACGCACGCGCTGCTCGGCCACGGGCATTTCAAGACGGTCGGCCTGCCCGGTTTCGCGGCCGCCACGGCGTCGGCGAACCAGGTGGTGCTCTCCGGCACCAAAGTGCCCGCCGAGCTTTTCGGGGAACTCGAACGCCGTGGACTGTGGTCCGGGCAGCTGTTCGGCATGGGGGAGGGGTTGTTCCTCACGACCCGTCCCGGCGCCCCCCGTGAGGCGCGCGCGGAGACGGTCGGAACTCCCTTGTCCACATTGGATGAAGTGCGTGTTCTCGTGCCGGGGGAGGAGACCGAGGTCGCCGACGGGGAGATCGGCGAACTGTGCTGCCGCGGCCCCTACACCCTCCGCGGCTACTTCGACGCACCCGAGCACAACGGGACGGCGTTCACTTCGGACGGCTTCTACCGGACCGGGGATCTCGCCGCGATCCGGCGGATCGACGGGGAACGGTACGTCACCATCGAGGGCCGGATCAAGGACCTGATCAACAGGGGCGGGGAGAAGATCAACGCCGAGGAGGTGGAATCGTTGTTGCTGCGCCACCCGCGGGTGGTCGGTGCCGCCGTGGTCGCCATGCCCGATTCCCGGCTCGGCGAGCGCGCCTGCGCCTACGTCGTGGTGGAGGGTGAACCACTCACCCTGCATCAGGTGCAGCAGCATTTCGCGGCGCTGCAGGTGGCGAAGTTCAAATGGCCCGAACGCATCGAACCGCTTCCCGAGATCCCCCGCACCCTGGTCGGGAAAATGGACAAGAAGCGCCTGCACGCCGACATCGTCCGGAAGATCGCGGCCGAGCGCGCCGCGGCCGAAGGGCAGGAAAGCGCAGTCACGGCACCCACTTCAGGAGGAACCCGGTGA
- a CDS encoding hydantoinase/oxoprolinase family protein, translated as MAYVIGVDVGGTFTDAVLDDDAGTVLAAKSPSTPPDYSRGVLDVLELLAEQLGRPLPEMLADTHHIAHGTTSSLNALVMGNVPPVGFLTTRGHRDSIFIMNVEGRYLGRSPHELQNVLGQAKDHTLLPKRHALEVTERIDRDGRVVVPLDETAARAAIRALLDDGVRAIAVSLLWSFRNPAHERRLRELVAEQDPDVFVALSSEVSPRIREFARNATTIMSTQIGPGLRDYLTTLENTLHENRLSGPLLVMQSNGGAVAAKEAPATAISTVGSVLTGGVIGSVALGRQLGHRNIISTDVGGTTFLAGLVVDGEPVRDTTTVINHHPINVPTLRVDAIGSGGGAIAWLDAGGNLRIGPRSAQAVPGPACYGNGGTEPTNTDANLVLGILPERGLLGGRKPLSLDLARQAIDTQIAKPLGLSVEEAAAAIYTVQNAQTGDLLRKTVVEAGHDPREFVLYAFGGAGPAHCAGYAAEVGVDEVVVPLGPVASAFSAYGLASSDIALAAELSDPTIVPFDPARAERNFADLEKQVREGLDRQGVRFKTVELHREIDMRYSMQLAEVTTPVVSGPLDAPAIEEAAEAFEERYAALYGKDAGFREAGIQAITFRVRGIGVLPFSPELPTVPAADSPDPASALAGRRPVCLDAATGYVDTPVYDYRELRAGHELTGPAIVEVPTTTVVVPSGTTGVVDSLGNLIIRRTAGSTS; from the coding sequence ATGGCGTATGTCATCGGCGTGGACGTGGGCGGCACGTTCACCGACGCCGTTCTCGACGACGACGCGGGGACGGTTCTCGCCGCCAAGTCCCCGTCCACCCCGCCGGACTACTCCCGTGGCGTCCTCGACGTCCTGGAGCTGCTGGCCGAGCAGCTGGGCAGGCCGCTGCCGGAGATGCTGGCCGACACCCACCACATCGCGCACGGCACGACGTCCTCGCTCAACGCGCTGGTGATGGGCAACGTGCCCCCGGTCGGATTCCTGACCACCAGGGGCCACCGCGACTCGATCTTCATCATGAACGTCGAAGGCCGCTACCTCGGCCGTTCGCCGCACGAGCTGCAGAACGTGCTCGGCCAGGCCAAGGACCACACCCTGCTGCCGAAACGCCACGCGCTCGAAGTGACCGAACGGATCGACCGCGACGGCCGCGTCGTGGTCCCCCTCGACGAGACCGCGGCCCGCGCCGCCATCCGGGCACTGCTCGACGACGGCGTGCGCGCCATCGCCGTGTCACTGCTGTGGTCGTTCCGCAACCCCGCCCACGAACGACGGCTCCGCGAACTGGTCGCCGAGCAGGACCCGGATGTCTTCGTCGCGCTCTCCAGCGAGGTCAGCCCCCGCATCCGCGAGTTCGCCCGCAACGCCACCACGATCATGAGCACCCAGATCGGCCCTGGCCTGCGCGACTACCTCACCACCCTGGAGAACACACTCCACGAGAACCGGCTGTCCGGCCCGCTGCTGGTGATGCAGAGCAACGGCGGTGCCGTCGCGGCCAAGGAAGCGCCTGCCACCGCGATCAGCACGGTCGGGTCCGTCCTGACGGGCGGGGTGATCGGGTCGGTGGCGCTGGGACGTCAGCTGGGCCACCGCAACATCATCTCCACCGACGTCGGCGGCACCACGTTCCTGGCCGGGCTGGTCGTGGACGGCGAACCGGTCCGCGACACCACCACCGTGATCAACCACCACCCGATCAACGTGCCCACCCTGCGGGTCGACGCGATCGGTTCCGGCGGCGGCGCGATCGCCTGGCTCGACGCGGGCGGGAACCTGCGCATCGGCCCGCGCAGCGCGCAGGCCGTGCCAGGCCCCGCCTGCTACGGCAACGGCGGCACCGAGCCGACCAACACCGACGCCAACCTCGTGCTCGGCATCCTGCCCGAGCGCGGTCTGCTCGGTGGTCGCAAACCGCTGTCACTCGACCTGGCGCGCCAGGCGATCGACACGCAGATCGCGAAACCACTCGGCCTCTCGGTCGAGGAGGCGGCCGCCGCCATCTACACGGTGCAGAACGCCCAGACCGGCGACCTGTTGCGCAAGACCGTCGTCGAGGCCGGGCACGACCCGCGCGAATTCGTGCTCTACGCGTTCGGCGGCGCCGGGCCCGCGCACTGCGCCGGCTACGCCGCCGAGGTCGGGGTCGACGAGGTCGTGGTCCCGCTGGGCCCGGTGGCGTCCGCCTTCTCCGCCTACGGCCTGGCATCCTCGGACATCGCGCTGGCGGCCGAGCTGTCCGATCCGACGATCGTGCCGTTCGATCCGGCCCGGGCCGAACGGAACTTCGCCGATCTGGAGAAGCAGGTCCGCGAGGGGCTCGACCGCCAGGGCGTGCGGTTCAAGACCGTCGAGCTGCACCGCGAGATCGACATGCGCTACTCGATGCAGCTCGCGGAGGTCACCACGCCGGTGGTGAGCGGTCCGCTGGACGCGCCCGCGATCGAGGAGGCCGCGGAGGCGTTCGAGGAGCGCTACGCCGCGCTCTACGGCAAGGACGCGGGCTTCCGCGAAGCAGGCATCCAGGCCATCACCTTCCGGGTACGGGGCATCGGCGTGCTCCCGTTCTCGCCCGAGCTGCCCACGGTGCCGGCCGCGGACTCACCGGATCCGGCCAGTGCGCTCGCGGGACGGCGGCCGGTGTGCCTCGACGCCGCCACCGGCTACGTCGACACCCCCGTCTACGACTACCGCGAGCTGCGCGCCGGGCACGAGCTCACCGGCCCGGCCATCGTCGAGGTCCCCACGACCACCGTCGTCGTCCCGAGTGGCACCACCGGCGTGGTGGATTCGCTCGGCAACCTGATCATCCGCCGCACCGCCGGGAGCACCTCATGA
- a CDS encoding maleate cis-trans isomerase family protein, whose product MTTHRIGLVVPSSNVTVETEVPALLGRHDGGRFSFHSSRMRMHQVSPEELRAMNAQRERCVDELVDAGVDAVLYACLVALMAQGPGEHQRTEAAVTAQFASAGQRPAVLSSAGALVEGLAALGARRIALVTPYLRPLAEQVVAYLESEGITVLDWAALEVGDNAEVGCIPGDRVMRAARGLDLSGADALVISACVQMPSLDLIEPAEAEFGIPVLSAATAGAFTLLRHLGLPPVLPGAGRLLSADRASVATQ is encoded by the coding sequence GTGACCACTCACCGCATCGGACTCGTCGTCCCCAGCTCCAACGTCACGGTCGAGACGGAGGTTCCCGCGCTGCTGGGCCGCCACGACGGCGGCCGGTTTTCCTTCCACTCCAGCCGGATGCGGATGCACCAGGTGTCCCCGGAGGAGCTGCGGGCCATGAACGCGCAGCGGGAACGGTGCGTTGACGAACTCGTCGACGCGGGTGTGGACGCGGTGCTCTACGCGTGCCTGGTCGCGCTGATGGCCCAGGGACCCGGTGAGCACCAGCGCACCGAGGCCGCGGTGACCGCGCAGTTCGCGAGCGCGGGCCAGCGGCCGGCGGTGCTCTCCAGCGCCGGGGCGCTCGTCGAAGGGCTCGCCGCTCTCGGCGCCCGCCGCATCGCACTGGTCACCCCCTACCTGCGCCCGCTGGCGGAACAGGTCGTCGCCTACCTCGAGTCGGAGGGCATCACCGTGCTCGACTGGGCCGCACTCGAAGTGGGTGACAACGCGGAGGTCGGCTGCATCCCGGGTGACCGGGTGATGCGGGCGGCTCGTGGGCTCGATCTTTCCGGTGCCGACGCGCTCGTCATCTCCGCGTGCGTGCAGATGCCGTCGCTGGACCTGATCGAACCCGCCGAGGCCGAATTCGGCATTCCCGTCCTCTCGGCCGCCACGGCCGGTGCGTTCACCCTGCTGCGTCACCTCGGCCTGCCCCCGGTGTTGCCGGGAGCCGGACGGCTCCTGTCCGCGGACCGGGCATCCGTGGCGACACAGTGA